Proteins from a genomic interval of Musa acuminata AAA Group cultivar baxijiao chromosome BXJ1-9, Cavendish_Baxijiao_AAA, whole genome shotgun sequence:
- the LOC135594088 gene encoding cytokinin dehydrogenase 5-like — protein MSHGRIAPRSEPTCSPSTGEYYVDASGGDLQVDVLNWTLANDGLAPKSWTDYLYLSVGSTLSNAGVSGQAFHHGPQISNVHELDMVTGKGELITCSEEQNSELFHGVLGGQGQFGIIIRARIALETAPHGVRWIRVLYSDFAAFTRDQELLVSLHSAHRSERFDYIEGFVIIDEGLINNWRSSFFSPKNPVKVSSVHSNTLLPRCLGSSASRAASKQPRCLGPRRGHPASALRLTAQHATSAPCAASPRQLLG, from the coding sequence ATGAGTCACGGCCGGATCGCGCCTCGCTCGGAGCCGACGTGCTCGCCGTCCACGGGCGAGTACTATGTCGACGCCTCGGGGGGTGATCTCCAGGTCGATGTGTTGAACTGGACGCTAGCCAACGACGGCCTCGCGCCCAAGTCGTGGACCGACTACCTCTACTTGTCGGTCGGCAGCACTCTCTCCAACGCCGGCGTAAGCGGGCAAGCCTTTCACCACGGACCTCAGATCAGCAATGTCCACGAGCTCGATATGGTCACAGGCAAGGGCGAGCTGATAACATGCTCAGAAGAGCAGAACTCAGAGCTGTTCCATGGAGTTCTCGGTGGTCAGGGACAGTTTGGGATCATCATCAGAGCCCGGATTGCACTGGAGACAGCTCCTCATGGGGTGAGATGGATCCGAGTACTGTACTCCGACTTCGCGGCCTTCACCAGAGACCAGGAGCTCCTCGTCTCGCTCCACAGCGCCCACCGGAGCGAAAGGTTCGACTACATCGAAGGCTTCGTCATCATTGATGAAGGCCTCATCAACAACTGGAGGTCGTCCTTCTTCTCCCCCAAGAACCCTGTTAAGGTAAGCTCTGTTCACTCCAACAcgctgctgcctcgctgcctcggctcctcggcctcacgcgcagccagcaagcagcctcgctgcctcggccccagacGCGGCCACCCCGCGTCAGCTCTTCGGCTAACGGCACAACATGctacctcggccccatgcgcggccagcccgcgtcagctgctcggctga